A window from Amblyomma americanum isolate KBUSLIRL-KWMA chromosome 7, ASM5285725v1, whole genome shotgun sequence encodes these proteins:
- the LOC144097772 gene encoding neprilysin-11-like, giving the protein MATSDERKAAPSSSSYQRQSQVEVTNTYRRSQGKKTRHQKKHSQQKEEASQDTSTKGTPCKTDQSETSRRTHVSERSFRKKGGTSLDAEHSKYSKKSRAGTSQKSPCVGLILLLFFALLFVALIVLALLIKKQRPRDPVTVCSSQDCRRHAQELRAALNLSVDPCDDFHAFVCGSWERSSANGSAAGVYRDRLMVESAERAIGELQSDLILLEGASSKDSSRTAHLASLFYRSCSRPNAASDLHATTAKAKLERFRELRAKMRLSWPEDLRSPTLEPVDVMLDLAINWNENFLFDAQLVNVSGRPVTLFLTRGKPLAGWVHYVEPSYYATYVTTYFQYLGLNTSARDNHPPPNTLRSLTRDFLAVKMDTATGEPNQTWFRLDLFDNPTPWIQPGLWLSLLNKHFSPDLSWSSEHWVVVQDSRLIEGVQSLLKKYNKRQFVIGLSWIFVQTHLWAILDLPRIRFGTGATDEFVSLIKKYSCLEYVQSRLGALVLPDLSVLSSKRPDAKILERLVNATHDLIEKLPWIGNERHAALHKTRYLTSSPFPHQTSFDVEGRETLYATFPPMGTDFATDFVESSLWFQSKRKERNLLALYGRRTSSGHAQVSYIYALNSVLISMAAFEAPLYYANSTYSVISSGVGSILAREVARAFDPTGSEINEEGRTVIWWGPSRSRQYLDRVTCDLNASECCTSTKLFPLVPGLEIAFHAYKIQVRLDNDSPSDYRLQGLENLTDDQIFFITYCYVLCGSYTAEGVSCNMPLKNFQPFSQAFGCAVGARMNPHHKCGFFS; this is encoded by the exons ATGGCGACATCCGATGAAAGAAAGGCCGCTCCGTCGTCGTCCAGCTACCAACGGCAGTCGCAAGTGGAGGTGACCAACACGTACAGGAGGAGCCAGGGTAAGAAGACCAGGCACCAGAAAAAGCACAgccagcagaaagaggaggcaagtCAGGACACCAGCACCAAG GGCACGCCATGCAAGACAGACCAAAGTGAAACCAGCAGACGAACGCATGTCTCCGAACGCAGTTTCCGCAAGAAAGGAGGCACATCCCTCGACGCGGAGCACAGCAAGTACTCCAAAAAGAGC CGTGCGGGCACGAGCCAAAAGTCCCCGTGCGTGGGACTCATTCTGCTGCTTTTCTTCGCGCTGCTCTTCGTGGCTCTGATAGTGCTGGCGTTGCTGATCAAGAAGCAGCGGCCCCGGGACCCAGTCACCGTGTGCAGCTCGCAGGACTGCCGCCGCCACGCACAGGAGCTGCGCGCCGCGCTGAACCTGTCCGTCGACCCGTGCGACGACTTCCACGCCTTCGTATGCGGCTCCTGGGAACGGAGCAGCGCCAACGGCTCGGCCGCAG GGGTGTACCGGGACCGCCTCATGGTAGAATCCGCTGAGCGGGCCATTGGTGAGCTGCAGTCGGACCTGATCCTCCTGGAAGGCGCCTCCTCGAAAGACTCCAGTCGGACCGCGCATCTGGCTTCTCTGTTCTACCGCAGCTGTTCAAGACCCAACGCTGCTAGCGATCTTCATGCCACAACAGCCAAGGCCAAGCTCGAGCGGTTCCGCGAGCTACGGGCGAAAATGCGACTCTCGTGGCCAGAAGACCTACGTTCCCCAACCCTGGAGCCCGTAGACGTGATGCTAGACCTGGCCATCAACTGGAACGAAAACTTCCTCTTCGACGCCCAACTCGTCAACGTAAGCGGCAGGCCTGTGACACTTTTCTTGACTAGGGGAAAGCCTCTCGCTGGATGGGTGCACTACGTGGAGCCCTCTTATTACGCTACGTACGTCACCACCTACTTCCAATACCTGGGTCTTAACACATCTGCTAGAGACAACCATCCTCCCCCTAACACCTTAAGGAGTTTGACTCGCGATTTCCTTGCTGTCAAGATGGACACCGCGACGGGCGAGCCCAATCAGACATGGTTTCGCTTGGACCTCTTCGACAATCCAACCCCGTGGATTCAACCAGGCCTCTGGCTCAGCCTTCTCAATAAGCACTTCTCGCCGGACCTGAGTTGGTCGTCGGAGCATTGGGTCGTCGTACAGGACTCGCGGCTTATCGAAGGCGTCCAGAGCCTGTTGAAGAAGTACAACAAGAGACAGTTCGTAATTGGCCTGTCCTGGATCTTCGTTCAAACACACCTTTGGGCCATCCTCGACTTACCGCGAATAAGGTTTGGCACTGGCGCCACCGACGAATTCGTCTCTCTAATCAAGAAGTACAGCTGCCTCGAATACGTTCAGTCACGCCTCGGCGCCCTGGTGCTACCAGACTTGAGCGTCTTGTCATCGAAAAGGCCGGACGCGAAAATCCTTGAAAGACTGGTGAACGCAACTCACGATCTAATCGAGAAGCTGCCATGGATCGGGAATGAACGGCACGCAGCGTTGCACAAGACCAGGTACCTCACGAGCAGCCCGTTCCCTCACCAGACGTCCTTTGACGTGGAGGGCCGCGAAACGCTCTACGCAACGTTCCCGCCTATGGGGACCGACTTTGCGACCGACTTCGTCGAATCATCACTGTGGTTCCAGTCGAAGCGTAAGGAGCGGAACCTCCTGGCTCTCTACGGTCGTCGCACATCATCAGGTCACGCACAGGTCTCCTACATCTACGCCCTCAACAGCGTCCTTATCTCGATGGCTGCGTTCGAAGCACCGCTTTACTACGCCAACAGCACTTACTCCGTGATTAGCTCGGGTGTGGGCTCAATACTGGCACGAGAGGTGGCCCGTGCGTTCGACCCCACGGGAAGCGAGATAAACGAAGAAGGACGCACAGTGATCTGGTGGGGACCTTCCAGGTCCCGCCAGTATCTCGACCGCGTCACGTGCGATCTAAACGCTAGCGAGTGCTGCACATCCACAAAGCTCTTTCCTTTGGTTCCGGGCCTCGAAATCGCCTTCCATGCGTACAAGATACAGGTGAGGCTGGACAATGACAGTCCCTCCGACTACCGGCTGCAGGGTCTCGAGAACCTTACCGATGACCAGATATTTTTCATTACGTACTGCTACGTCCTATGCGGCAGCTACACTGCCGAAGGAGTCAGCTGCAATATGCCGCTCAAAAATTTTCAGCCCTTTTCGCAGGCTTTCGGCTGTGCCGTCGGTGCGCGGATGAACCCGCATCACAAATGTGGCTTCTTTTCGTGA
- the LOC144099288 gene encoding NADH-cytochrome b5 reductase 2-like, protein MSQMLEHMRIGSTVQVQGPKGKFEYLGRGRFVMENGRVLCLASHLGLISAGSGVTPMLQLLRHKFADPNDVTRVLMVDVNHSEHDIIMRQELEAYARDHRRTFKLCHVLTEMPDHKADKSPVKYVEGPLTQSILEEFLPPPSSYSIMLVCGPPRLVSEVCRPALRNIGHEHLRVLVY, encoded by the exons ATGTCGCAGATGCTGGAGCACATGCGGATTGGCAGCACCGTCCAG GTCCAGGGCCCGAAAGGAAAGTTCGAGTATTTGGGTCGCGGCCGGTTCGTAATGGAGAACGGCCGCGTGCTCTGCCTCGCCTCGCACCTGGGCCTGATCTCCGCGGGGAGTGGAGTGACGCCCATGCTTCAGCTGCTCCGCCACAAGTTCGCTGACCCGAACGACGTCACGCGTGTCCTGATGGTGGACGTGAACCACTCTGAGCACGACATCATCATGCGCCAAGAGCTGGAGGCCTACGCCAGGGACCACCGCAGGACCTTCAA GCTGTGCCACGTGCTGACAGAGATGCCCGACCACAAGGCGGACAAGTCGCCCGTCAAGTACGTCGAGGGGCCGCTGACGCAGAGCATCCTGGAAGAGTTCCTGCCGCCGCCATCTTCCTACAGCATCATGCTCGTATGCGGTCCGCCCAGGCTGGTCAGCGAAGTGTGCCGGCCCGCACTCAGAAACATCGGCCACGAACATCTGCgcgtgctcgtctactga